The following are encoded together in the Paludisphaera mucosa genome:
- a CDS encoding endonuclease MutS2 produces the protein MDRHTLELLGVSKVLALVAARAACSLGKEAARGLEPSGDFGAIHARHAVTTEMVEAMRSGLRPPLGGLHDIRPLVRRAQVGAMLEAEELAEVAETLRSIGGLAVWLERMGDNFPRLGGMRAEVGEYSSVSTAIEGCLDNRAKVLDTASRRLSMIRREMEEVEERIQEKLRSMLRSPDVKRALRYSNFTMVGHHYVLPVAKEYRGEIAGSVQRTSASNETVYIEPTAIAEKSAQLSYLRARESKEIRRILRWLTAQVGLVADSLLGTMEVMAELDLIYAKGRYSIDYQMRAPDLNEDRKLVLRRARHPLLEAILRNDPALAVPTAPPNPVEAAGEGGADVAATSAPREAEVVPIDVHLGLRFQTLVITGPNTGGKTVALKTVGLLAVMAQMGLHVPVAEGSQLPVFDEILADIGDEQSLEQSLSTFSSHVRRISEILGKATERSLVMFDELGAGTDPAEGAALGRAILDELDSIGGLAMVTTHIGDLKTYALTNPRAENAAVEFDIETLRPRYHVHIGDVGQSNALKIARRLCLPEHLVARAERYLEQAQGSTVPEWDLIARMRREAEAARQDAIAAQADAERARDVLTDRLQSLHLESRREEDLADARARLQPGDKVVVPKMGYDRPGRIVKIDPRKKTAIVAIGHMTWNVAIDELLPQDAPAPAAGKPARAKGPRLEDFEG, from the coding sequence ATGGACAGGCATACGCTCGAGCTGCTAGGCGTTTCGAAGGTCCTCGCACTGGTCGCCGCCCGCGCCGCGTGCTCGCTGGGCAAGGAGGCCGCGCGGGGGCTGGAGCCCTCGGGCGACTTCGGCGCGATCCACGCGCGTCACGCCGTCACCACCGAGATGGTCGAGGCGATGCGCTCGGGCCTGCGGCCCCCGCTGGGCGGGCTGCACGACATCCGGCCGCTCGTCCGTCGGGCCCAGGTCGGCGCGATGCTCGAGGCCGAGGAGCTGGCCGAGGTCGCCGAGACCCTCCGCTCGATCGGCGGCCTGGCGGTCTGGCTGGAACGGATGGGCGACAACTTCCCGCGGCTCGGCGGCATGCGCGCGGAGGTCGGCGAGTACTCGTCGGTGTCGACCGCGATCGAGGGCTGCCTGGACAATCGGGCCAAGGTCCTGGACACCGCCAGCCGCCGCCTCTCCATGATCCGCCGCGAGATGGAAGAGGTCGAGGAGCGCATCCAGGAGAAGCTCCGCTCGATGCTCCGCTCGCCCGACGTGAAGCGGGCGCTCCGCTATTCCAACTTCACCATGGTCGGCCACCACTACGTCCTGCCCGTCGCCAAGGAGTATCGCGGCGAGATCGCCGGCTCCGTCCAGCGCACCAGCGCGAGCAACGAGACGGTCTACATCGAGCCGACCGCCATCGCCGAGAAGTCGGCGCAGCTCTCCTATCTTCGGGCCCGCGAGTCGAAGGAGATCCGCCGGATCCTCCGCTGGCTCACCGCCCAGGTGGGACTCGTCGCCGACTCGCTGCTCGGCACGATGGAGGTCATGGCCGAACTCGACCTCATCTACGCCAAGGGCCGCTACAGCATCGACTACCAGATGCGCGCGCCCGACCTGAACGAGGACCGCAAACTCGTCCTGAGACGGGCCCGCCACCCGCTGCTCGAGGCGATCCTCCGCAACGATCCCGCGCTGGCCGTCCCGACCGCGCCGCCCAATCCGGTCGAAGCGGCGGGCGAGGGCGGGGCGGACGTCGCGGCGACGTCGGCGCCGCGCGAGGCCGAGGTCGTGCCGATCGACGTCCACCTGGGCCTGCGGTTTCAGACCCTCGTGATCACCGGGCCGAACACGGGCGGCAAGACGGTGGCCCTCAAGACGGTCGGCCTGCTGGCGGTCATGGCGCAGATGGGTCTGCACGTCCCCGTCGCCGAGGGCTCGCAGCTCCCCGTCTTCGACGAGATCCTGGCCGACATCGGCGACGAGCAGAGCCTGGAGCAATCGCTGTCGACCTTCTCCTCGCACGTCCGGAGGATCTCCGAGATCCTCGGCAAGGCCACCGAGCGGTCGCTGGTGATGTTCGACGAGCTGGGGGCGGGGACCGACCCGGCGGAAGGCGCGGCGCTCGGGAGGGCCATCCTCGACGAGCTGGACTCGATCGGCGGGCTGGCGATGGTCACGACCCACATCGGCGACCTCAAGACCTACGCCCTGACCAACCCCCGCGCCGAGAATGCGGCCGTCGAGTTCGACATCGAGACGTTACGGCCCCGCTACCACGTCCACATCGGCGACGTCGGCCAGTCGAACGCCCTCAAGATCGCGCGGCGACTTTGCCTGCCCGAGCACCTCGTCGCCCGCGCCGAGCGCTACCTGGAGCAGGCCCAGGGTTCGACCGTCCCCGAATGGGACCTGATCGCCAGGATGCGGCGCGAGGCCGAGGCGGCCCGCCAGGACGCCATCGCCGCACAGGCCGACGCCGAGCGCGCCCGCGACGTCCTCACCGATCGGCTCCAATCGCTCCACCTCGAAAGCCGTCGCGAGGAAGACCTCGCCGACGCCCGCGCGCGGCTGCAACCGGGCGACAAGGTCGTCGTCCCCAAGATGGGCTACGACCGGCCCGGCCGCATCGTGAAGATCGACCCGCGCAAGAAGACCGCCATCGTCGCCATCGGCCACATGACCTGGAACGTCGCGATCGACGAGCTGCTCCCTCAGGACGCCCCCGCGCCCGCCGCGGGCAAGCCCGCGCGGGCCAAGGGGCCCCGGCTCGAAGACTTCGAAGGCTGA
- the ruvA gene encoding Holliday junction branch migration protein RuvA, with protein MITQIRGVIRAVGEESLTLAVDPFELEVLIPEHTRRQVQGKVGEAVTLHTTFYIEGQAMGARMTPRLIGFLSTVDREFFDTFCSVDGVGMRKALRAMVRPVREIARTIQEQDVKMLATFPGIGEAMAERIVAKLRRKVGIFALIVNPDGTATAPAATNGEARHAEPDVVSDAYAALLAVGHTEMQARAAIDRVLAGRKKFKSVADLIEAIYQQEKS; from the coding sequence GTGATCACCCAGATTCGAGGCGTCATACGCGCGGTGGGAGAAGAGAGTTTGACCCTGGCGGTCGACCCCTTCGAACTCGAGGTGCTGATCCCCGAGCACACGCGGCGGCAGGTCCAGGGGAAGGTGGGCGAGGCGGTCACGCTGCACACGACCTTCTACATCGAGGGCCAGGCGATGGGCGCGCGGATGACGCCGCGGCTGATCGGCTTCCTCTCGACGGTCGACCGCGAGTTCTTCGACACCTTCTGCTCGGTCGACGGCGTAGGGATGCGGAAGGCCCTGCGGGCCATGGTCCGGCCGGTGCGCGAAATCGCGCGGACGATCCAGGAGCAGGACGTGAAGATGCTGGCCACCTTCCCCGGCATCGGCGAGGCGATGGCCGAGCGGATCGTGGCCAAGCTGAGGCGCAAGGTCGGCATCTTCGCCCTGATCGTCAATCCCGACGGGACCGCTACGGCCCCCGCGGCGACCAACGGCGAGGCCCGCCACGCCGAGCCCGACGTGGTGAGCGACGCCTACGCTGCGCTCCTGGCCGTGGGCCACACCGAGATGCAGGCCCGCGCGGCCATCGATCGGGTCCTGGCCGGTCGGAAGAAATTCAAGTCGGTGGCCGATTTGATCGAAGCGATCTACCAGCAGGA
- a CDS encoding HEAT repeat domain-containing protein produces the protein MDDRAFRNGATRRAAARWVVVLAASAAGCSTYVGTTARSFLGHVRSNPDPNVRYVAYSKLASKDAYGTDAERAEAVTTLIEKYEKGNEPLAIRAIICRTLGELGDPRARDVLLKAVHHQEPVVKIEACRALGKVGRPEDATVLAQTMTLDNLEDARIAAIEGLADLKSRDPRIYKVLLDSMEHDDPAIRLASLNALRKITGKDLGTEIADWRRDLEPIMAATPSDMAAPATMTSAADEAAAKTTAAKTAAPRR, from the coding sequence ATGGACGACCGAGCTTTCAGGAACGGCGCGACCCGACGCGCGGCGGCCCGATGGGTCGTCGTCCTGGCCGCGTCCGCGGCGGGCTGCAGCACCTACGTGGGCACCACCGCGCGGAGCTTCCTCGGCCACGTCCGCAGCAACCCCGACCCCAACGTCCGCTACGTCGCCTATTCGAAGCTCGCCTCCAAGGACGCCTACGGCACCGACGCCGAGCGCGCCGAGGCCGTGACGACCCTGATCGAGAAGTACGAGAAGGGGAACGAGCCGCTGGCCATCCGCGCGATCATCTGCCGCACGCTCGGCGAGCTGGGCGACCCCCGCGCCCGCGACGTCCTCCTCAAGGCGGTGCACCATCAGGAGCCCGTCGTGAAGATCGAGGCCTGTCGGGCGCTCGGCAAGGTCGGCCGGCCCGAGGACGCCACGGTCCTCGCCCAGACGATGACGCTCGACAACCTCGAGGACGCGCGGATCGCCGCCATCGAGGGCCTCGCCGACCTCAAGAGCCGCGACCCGCGCATCTACAAGGTCCTGCTCGACTCGATGGAGCACGACGACCCGGCCATCCGACTCGCCTCGCTCAACGCCCTGCGGAAGATCACCGGCAAGGACCTCGGCACCGAAATCGCCGACTGGCGGCGCGACCTGGAGCCCATCATGGCCGCCACCCCCTCGGACATGGCCGCTCCGGCCACCATGACGTCCGCCGCCGACGAGGCCGCCGCCAAGACCACCGCCGCCAAAACCGCCGCGCCGCGTCGCTGA
- the glgB gene encoding 1,4-alpha-glucan branching protein GlgB has translation MALMTRQYSTVSQSDLDLITQAQHWNPYTILGPHPVTTSDGKKAWTVRAFLPEARKAGIVDLSKGEPGKLGPMEKTHADGFFEAVFPDRTGPFPYRLRIENHEGHSWESVDPYAFDPILTDFDLHLLGEGTHLRNYEKLGAHLITHQGFRGVLFGVWAPNAQRVSVVGNFNHWDGRRHPMRSRGATGIWEIFIPDLAEGEVYKFEIKSRNHGYTVQKTDPYGLASEMRPKTASVVWDIDRLSWGDKDWMARRTENQALDKPMAFYEVHLGSWKRKVEKENGFLGYRELAKDLVEYLDKTHFTHVELMPITEHPFDGSWGYQPVGYFAPTARHGTPDDFAFFVDYLHQHGYGVILDWVPAHFPSDVHGLGYFDGTHLYEHADPRLGEHRDWGTKIFNYGRPEVRNFLLGNALFWLDRYHIDGLRVDAVASMLYLDYSRNPGEWIPNIFGGNENLEAIDFLKQLNEICHREHPGILTMAEESTSWSGVSRPTYLGGLGFSLKWNMGWMNDTLRYIAKDPVHRKYEHGALTFSMIYAFTENFVLPLSHDEVVHGKKSILDKMPGDVWQKFANLRLLYGYMYGHPGKKLLFMGDEIAQWREWNHDESIDWHLLQWKDHQGVAQLVTDLNALYKSETALHQIDFDWQGYEWLELHDWENSVLAFLRRGKDPEEAIVVVCNFTPVVRYDYRVGVPAGGFYRELLNTDADIYNGSNVGNQGGVWAVREPHAGRPFHISLKVPPLGVLFLKAPKAGDPQSLS, from the coding sequence ATGGCCCTGATGACACGGCAGTACTCGACGGTCTCCCAGTCGGATCTCGACCTGATCACCCAGGCCCAGCACTGGAACCCGTACACGATCCTGGGGCCGCACCCGGTCACGACCAGCGACGGCAAGAAGGCCTGGACGGTCCGCGCGTTCCTGCCCGAGGCCCGCAAGGCCGGGATCGTCGACCTGTCGAAGGGCGAGCCCGGCAAGCTCGGGCCCATGGAGAAAACCCACGCCGACGGGTTCTTCGAGGCCGTTTTCCCCGACCGGACCGGCCCCTTCCCCTACCGGCTCCGCATCGAGAACCACGAAGGCCACTCGTGGGAGTCGGTCGACCCCTACGCCTTCGACCCCATCCTGACCGATTTCGACCTTCACTTGCTCGGCGAAGGGACCCACCTCCGCAACTATGAGAAGCTCGGCGCCCACCTGATCACGCATCAGGGCTTTCGGGGCGTGCTGTTCGGCGTCTGGGCCCCCAACGCCCAGCGCGTGAGCGTCGTCGGCAACTTCAACCACTGGGACGGCCGCCGCCACCCCATGCGCAGCCGAGGCGCCACCGGCATCTGGGAGATCTTCATCCCCGATCTCGCCGAGGGCGAGGTCTACAAATTCGAGATCAAGAGCCGGAACCACGGGTACACCGTGCAGAAGACCGACCCCTACGGCCTCGCCTCCGAGATGCGGCCCAAGACGGCCTCCGTCGTCTGGGACATCGACCGCCTTTCCTGGGGCGACAAAGACTGGATGGCCCGCCGCACCGAGAACCAGGCACTCGACAAGCCTATGGCCTTCTACGAGGTCCACCTCGGCTCGTGGAAGCGCAAGGTCGAGAAGGAGAACGGCTTCCTCGGCTACCGCGAGCTGGCCAAGGACTTGGTCGAGTACCTGGACAAGACCCACTTCACGCACGTCGAGCTGATGCCGATCACCGAGCACCCCTTCGACGGCAGCTGGGGCTACCAGCCGGTCGGCTACTTCGCCCCCACGGCCCGTCACGGCACGCCCGACGACTTCGCGTTCTTCGTCGACTACCTGCACCAGCACGGCTACGGCGTGATCCTCGACTGGGTCCCGGCCCACTTCCCGTCCGACGTCCACGGCCTGGGCTACTTCGACGGCACCCACCTCTACGAGCACGCCGACCCCCGCCTGGGCGAGCACCGCGACTGGGGCACGAAGATCTTCAACTACGGCCGGCCGGAGGTCCGCAACTTCCTGCTGGGCAACGCCCTCTTCTGGCTGGACCGCTACCACATCGACGGGCTCCGCGTCGACGCCGTGGCCTCGATGCTCTACCTGGACTACTCGCGCAACCCCGGCGAGTGGATCCCCAACATCTTTGGCGGCAACGAGAACCTCGAGGCCATCGACTTCCTCAAGCAGCTGAACGAGATCTGCCACCGCGAGCACCCCGGCATCCTCACGATGGCCGAGGAGTCGACGAGCTGGTCCGGCGTCTCGCGGCCGACGTACCTCGGCGGGCTGGGCTTCAGCCTCAAGTGGAACATGGGCTGGATGAACGACACCCTCCGCTACATCGCGAAGGATCCCGTCCACCGCAAATACGAGCACGGCGCGCTCACGTTCAGCATGATCTACGCCTTCACCGAGAACTTCGTGCTGCCGCTCTCGCACGACGAGGTCGTCCACGGCAAGAAGTCGATCCTCGACAAGATGCCCGGCGACGTCTGGCAGAAGTTCGCCAACCTCCGCCTGCTCTACGGCTACATGTACGGCCACCCCGGCAAGAAGCTCCTGTTCATGGGCGACGAGATCGCCCAGTGGCGGGAGTGGAACCACGACGAGAGCATCGACTGGCACCTTCTCCAGTGGAAGGACCATCAGGGGGTCGCGCAGCTCGTCACCGACCTGAACGCGCTGTACAAGAGCGAGACCGCGCTTCACCAGATCGACTTCGACTGGCAAGGCTACGAGTGGCTGGAGCTGCACGACTGGGAGAACAGCGTTCTCGCCTTCCTGCGACGCGGCAAGGACCCCGAGGAGGCGATCGTCGTAGTCTGCAACTTCACGCCGGTCGTCCGCTACGACTACCGCGTGGGCGTGCCCGCCGGCGGCTTCTACCGCGAGCTACTGAACACCGACGCCGACATCTACAACGGCTCGAACGTCGGCAATCAGGGGGGGGTTTGGGCCGTCCGCGAGCCCCACGCCGGACGCCCGTTCCACATCTCGCTCAAGGTCCCGCCCCTGGGCGTACTCTTCCTCAAGGCCCCGAAAGCCGGCGACCCGCAGTCGCTCAGTTGA